One Aphelocoma coerulescens isolate FSJ_1873_10779 chromosome 5, UR_Acoe_1.0, whole genome shotgun sequence DNA segment encodes these proteins:
- the GNG2 gene encoding guanine nucleotide-binding protein G(I)/G(S)/G(O) subunit gamma-2: protein MASNNTASIAQARKLVEQLKMEANIDRIKVSKAAADLMAYCEAHAKEDPLLTPVPASENPFREKKFFCVIL, encoded by the exons ATGGCTAGCAACAACACTGCTAGCATAGCACAAGCCCGCAAGCTGGTGGAGCAGCTGAAGATGGAAGCCAACATCGACAGGATAAAG GtgtccaaagcagcagcagacctGATGGCGTACTGCGAAGCCCACGCCAAGGAGGACCCTCTATTGACCCCCGTCCCGGCCTCAGAAAACCCCTTTAGAGAGAAGAAGTTCTTCTGCGTGATCCTGTAA